The genomic window CATCAATCCAGCGCCGACGATCGCCACTGTTCCGCCTGGTTTAACAAAATGAGCCAGGTAGTTGAGATACAGATCATCTGTTCCAAAGTAAGGAAATGAGTCGATGCAAACAATCGCATCAAAGAAGCCTTCTGCAAATGGCAGCGATCGGGCATCAGCGCGAAGAGGAAAAACATTGTCCTCGACCCCGGCATCTCGAATTCGCTGGATATTCTCCGAGGCGCTGAGCCATAAGTCGGTTGCCCAAACCTGCACACCAAATTCGCGGTGCAGAAAGATCGAGGAAGCAGCCCGTCCACAGCCGAGGTCTAACACTCGCATACCGGGTTGCAAATCCAGCGCTGTTGTGAGCCACTCGGTCAACCAAAGGGAATTTGCTCCACCGCTGACGCTAGACATTACCCATTCTGGGTGGTATTGCGAAGAGCGTGGGAATCGTTTGGAGACAAGCTGTTGATCTGTATTCATATCAATCTCCTGTGTTGAATTAACCATAATATTAACATCGTGCAGAACGAGGAAGCATAAAGGGTTGTCCTTCTGCGGTAAACGAACCTCGAACCATTAAATACGCATCTTCTAATACGTGAGGTATCGCTTGAGCTTCAACTTCCAAGCGATC from Timaviella obliquedivisa GSE-PSE-MK23-08B includes these protein-coding regions:
- a CDS encoding methyltransferase domain-containing protein, with translation MNTDQQLVSKRFPRSSQYHPEWVMSSVSGGANSLWLTEWLTTALDLQPGMRVLDLGCGRAASSIFLHREFGVQVWATDLWLSASENIQRIRDAGVEDNVFPLRADARSLPFAEGFFDAIVCIDSFPYFGTDDLYLNYLAHFVKPGGTVAIVGAGLMQEIADQVPDHLQEIWSQDFWCLHSAVWWQRHWNRTHILDVTLADNMAEGWQVWLDWQKIVSPDNDAEIRTLEADRGNYLGYVRLVGCRQGETKLEDYCWPDTMRSAPLQYTKKPLLRSY